A single region of the Lysinibacillus sp. B2A1 genome encodes:
- a CDS encoding histidine kinase encodes MKNRKLKLILILSTILLLLFTSLNIFTSYIKMKKTVEESIANQSLEAAISIASSIDVEAYQQFLNNPEKTDYYWELRNFLNDARIKLGALFVYTLKVDNPKVSHAMIMGMPSELTEGFDIGEICTVPEQQVQRAYKGETYVTEVIPDSVHGSYLSVGAPIRDKTGTIIAYLGIDISADTLNGIKGKVIEDNLFIFIFNGVFILIVIGSFLFLQRWYQKEVAKEVGATEDTYQAEIKTLITSVSSLRHDFTNHIQVLHGFLQLDKPEQAKQYLSSLSKEVQAIKSLKLNINHPGLSILLQTKKLTAQNHNIDMDFTISQNDFNKIKTTDLIKILSNLIDNAIDAATELPEGQRKITICCNADDMYYKFKVTNTGPNILNASQIFKQGFSTKKQGNGKIRGQGLFIVNEIVHKYNGQISIDSSKHLETTAIVNIPIK; translated from the coding sequence ATGAAAAACCGAAAATTAAAACTAATCCTAATCCTATCAACTATTTTATTACTATTGTTTACAAGTTTAAATATCTTTACATCTTATATTAAGATGAAAAAAACAGTGGAAGAATCCATTGCGAACCAAAGTCTTGAAGCTGCTATTTCGATTGCATCCTCTATTGACGTGGAGGCGTACCAACAATTTTTAAATAATCCAGAAAAGACGGATTATTATTGGGAATTACGGAACTTTTTAAATGATGCGAGAATTAAACTTGGTGCATTATTTGTTTATACCTTAAAGGTAGATAATCCAAAGGTTTCACATGCCATGATTATGGGGATGCCTAGCGAATTAACAGAAGGCTTTGATATTGGGGAGATCTGTACGGTTCCTGAGCAGCAAGTACAAAGGGCTTATAAGGGTGAAACATATGTAACAGAAGTAATACCAGATTCTGTCCATGGTTCTTACCTTTCAGTTGGAGCACCAATTAGAGATAAAACTGGAACGATTATTGCATACCTTGGCATTGATATTAGTGCAGATACACTAAATGGCATAAAGGGAAAAGTAATAGAGGACAATCTCTTTATCTTTATTTTTAATGGTGTATTTATTTTAATCGTGATTGGTTCATTTTTATTTTTACAAAGATGGTATCAAAAAGAGGTTGCTAAAGAGGTTGGTGCAACGGAGGATACCTATCAAGCTGAAATTAAGACTTTAATTACATCTGTATCCTCTCTAAGACATGATTTTACCAATCATATACAAGTGTTGCATGGATTTCTTCAATTAGATAAACCTGAGCAGGCTAAACAGTATTTATCATCATTGTCGAAAGAGGTGCAGGCGATTAAGTCATTGAAGCTAAATATTAATCATCCAGGTTTATCGATTTTATTGCAAACGAAAAAATTAACAGCGCAAAATCATAATATCGATATGGATTTCACCATTTCGCAGAACGATTTTAATAAAATAAAGACAACGGATTTAATCAAAATTTTATCCAATTTAATTGATAATGCCATCGACGCGGCAACGGAATTACCAGAGGGGCAGCGTAAGATAACCATTTGTTGTAATGCAGATGATATGTATTATAAATTTAAAGTTACCAATACGGGGCCAAATATTTTAAATGCTTCCCAAATATTTAAGCAAGGATTTTCCACTAAAAAGCAAGGAAATGGAAAAATTAGAGGGCAAGGCTTATTTATTGTCAATGAAATTGTCCATAAATATAATGGGCAAATTTCGATTGATTCATCAAAACATTTAGAGACAACTGCCATTGTAAATATTCCAATAAAATAA
- a CDS encoding histidine phosphatase family protein — protein sequence MNISDLDLWRKGGFILYARHGEATVGIDQLNLSFQDCMSQRNLSEEGRREAIYFGQLLRHWQIPVAPLIIASPFCRTIETAQLAFPNTCIQIDPFWFDIYSLGGKIPLNEQARILSNLQAVLEKKPPYRKNQVIIAHSFPKGIGLGHISNMGMVVVKPLGAGNGYEIVKKLTLENLARLNYQ from the coding sequence TTGAATATATCAGATCTTGATTTATGGAGAAAAGGTGGATTCATTTTATATGCACGACATGGAGAAGCAACAGTCGGTATAGATCAGCTGAATTTAAGTTTTCAAGATTGTATGAGTCAGAGAAATCTATCTGAGGAGGGGCGGAGGGAGGCAATATATTTTGGACAACTACTGAGGCATTGGCAAATTCCAGTTGCTCCGCTGATAATTGCAAGTCCTTTTTGCCGTACAATTGAGACAGCACAGCTTGCATTTCCAAACACATGTATACAAATTGACCCTTTTTGGTTTGATATCTATTCATTAGGTGGAAAAATCCCTCTAAATGAACAGGCGAGAATACTGTCAAACTTACAGGCTGTATTAGAAAAAAAGCCTCCATATCGAAAGAATCAAGTGATTATTGCCCATAGCTTTCCAAAAGGTATAGGGTTAGGGCATATTTCAAATATGGGGATGGTTGTTGTGAAGCCCCTTGGTGCTGGAAATGGCTACGAAATTGTCAAAAAACTGACTTTGGAGAATTTAGCTCGACTCAATTACCAGTAA
- a CDS encoding GNAT family N-acetyltransferase — translation MRIKTVSQSTLEQVLHAWNKGFEGYFVKIDMSEETFLTRLVGEGLSPRLSIVAFANDEPVGIVMNGFRQIDGKKTSWNGGTGISPNYRGKGVSRALMEETIAIYEREGVEIATLEAIKENEVAIALYKKFGYVITNHLLYLNGDFEAQVDKQRVLQVKTIRPEQLAYLPVYREDVPWQCSWQSNQQGEAKIFYNDHEEAIGYLLYRTVWNQEGAVDRIILYQLELLENGKVEDIPYFLSTITNQKVKITTVNFLVNNPATDYFIKNGLEVTTEQVQMKKYLS, via the coding sequence ATGAGAATCAAAACAGTATCACAAAGCACACTAGAACAAGTACTACATGCCTGGAATAAAGGCTTTGAAGGGTATTTTGTCAAGATTGATATGAGTGAAGAGACGTTTTTAACCCGGCTTGTGGGAGAAGGATTATCACCAAGGCTGTCAATTGTTGCATTTGCAAATGATGAGCCAGTTGGCATTGTGATGAATGGTTTTAGACAAATTGATGGCAAGAAAACTTCTTGGAATGGAGGAACAGGCATCTCTCCGAATTATCGTGGAAAGGGTGTCTCTCGAGCTTTAATGGAAGAAACTATAGCCATTTATGAAAGAGAGGGCGTTGAAATAGCAACCCTGGAAGCTATTAAAGAAAATGAGGTTGCCATCGCTTTATATAAGAAATTTGGCTATGTAATTACAAATCATCTACTCTATTTAAATGGAGACTTTGAAGCGCAAGTTGACAAGCAAAGGGTATTGCAGGTGAAAACGATAAGACCAGAGCAGCTTGCGTATTTACCCGTTTATCGGGAAGACGTACCATGGCAATGTAGCTGGCAGAGCAATCAACAAGGAGAAGCGAAAATTTTTTATAATGACCACGAAGAAGCTATAGGTTATCTACTATACAGAACAGTATGGAATCAGGAGGGAGCTGTTGACAGAATCATTTTGTACCAGTTAGAGCTATTGGAAAATGGCAAGGTGGAGGATATTCCGTACTTCCTATCAACCATAACGAATCAAAAGGTAAAGATTACTACAGTGAATTTTTTGGTAAATAACCCTGCAACGGATTATTTCATTAAAAATGGACTTGAAGTGACAACAGAGCAGGTACAGATGAAGAAGTATTTGAGTTAA